A single window of Moorena sp. SIOASIH DNA harbors:
- a CDS encoding septal ring lytic transglycosylase RlpA family protein: protein MTQKSWSCITGYLLTTVMGTLLSTDISSAKGFDYTVKYNPDLPLMTEVKSATIPDAEKLSSQPVQMFDFAEFPAQYRILPSLTLPAPELITTEEIPKSEQKRASANSNLQENAILIGLASPLKKSTASPQTWQPLKVPTIARRSRRRVRWSVRGIASWYGSGFHGRRTASGERFNQYALTAAHRTLRFGTRVKVTNLRNGRSVIVRINDRGPYGRGRIIDLSRGAARIIGLVRSGTGPVRIEILY, encoded by the coding sequence ATGACTCAAAAAAGTTGGAGTTGCATCACCGGTTATTTGCTAACAACAGTTATGGGTACGTTGTTATCAACTGATATTTCATCAGCTAAGGGCTTTGACTACACTGTTAAATATAACCCTGACTTACCACTGATGACAGAGGTGAAATCTGCCACAATTCCAGATGCTGAAAAACTCTCAAGTCAGCCAGTGCAGATGTTTGATTTTGCCGAGTTTCCAGCTCAATATAGAATTCTCCCTAGTTTAACCTTACCAGCGCCTGAGCTAATCACTACTGAGGAGATTCCAAAGTCAGAACAGAAGAGAGCTTCTGCCAATTCTAATCTCCAAGAAAACGCTATCCTGATAGGCTTAGCTTCTCCTCTCAAAAAAAGCACTGCTTCACCACAGACATGGCAACCACTAAAAGTACCAACGATTGCAAGGCGTAGCCGTCGCCGAGTGCGATGGAGTGTAAGGGGGATAGCTTCCTGGTATGGTTCAGGTTTCCATGGCAGGCGCACTGCTAGTGGCGAAAGATTCAATCAATACGCTCTGACTGCTGCTCATCGCACCTTGCGGTTTGGGACTAGAGTCAAAGTGACTAATCTCAGAAATGGTCGCTCTGTCATTGTGCGGATTAATGACCGTGGACCTTATGGCAGGGGTCGGATTATTGATTTGTCCAGAGGAGCTGCCAGAATAATTGGACTGGTAAGGTCTGGCACTGGGCCTGTGCGTATAGAGATTCTTTATTGA
- a CDS encoding Nif11-like leader peptide family natural product precursor, which yields MNIHQAIYRTIAKKKSKPPSTSEAEPTVQLTEIVDKFLAKLQKQSNLQHFSWVVQNDPNLLAELNKITDKGAFVEQLLALAKTQGGYNFTAQDVMTMPGSWSANSVEELISAFYTLAQGSLEHFLTDVKQDPALQQKLNEKLQTTTDKGHLAQVLVKLGEAEGYSFTAEDVEEVAQGI from the coding sequence ATGAATATTCACCAGGCAATTTATCGAACAATAGCCAAAAAAAAAAGCAAACCTCCGAGTACCTCAGAAGCTGAGCCGACGGTTCAACTGACTGAAATTGTTGACAAATTCCTGGCAAAGCTACAGAAACAAAGCAACCTCCAACATTTTTCCTGGGTTGTTCAAAACGACCCTAATCTGCTAGCAGAACTGAACAAGATAACGGATAAAGGTGCCTTTGTCGAACAATTGCTGGCTCTCGCCAAAACTCAGGGTGGTTACAACTTTACCGCTCAAGATGTGATGACAATGCCTGGATCGTGGAGTGCTAATTCTGTTGAGGAGCTGATCTCAGCATTTTACACCTTGGCCCAGGGAAGCCTGGAACACTTTTTGACAGATGTTAAACAAGATCCAGCCTTGCAACAAAAGTTAAATGAGAAGCTACAGACAACAACTGACAAAGGCCACCTTGCACAAGTTCTAGTCAAACTCGGTGAAGCGGAAGGTTATTCCTTTACAGCAGAAGATGTTGAAGAGGTCGCACAGGGAATCTGA
- a CDS encoding septal ring lytic transglycosylase RlpA family protein, with amino-acid sequence MNQKIWGGITVSVLTTVLGTITSIPVSSAETVVETTGNSDTQLAQELPSTATAAIEKLPAQPTPEFQLAEFPEQLRNANTSEIITNIYAYQLAGRQAATLYVRSIPVLTFLGSQGINTDAIKDRVATEVEKIATPSSVAPGNATISDANGSENDSIQRAQVVAARINELHRNNVNAESITVRWNGSYKSYSIQVNGEELVQVDQNTILPDTTKDLAEDALQATNRLRRLIGYAPPLKEIADLPPAPKPRRVQKVARSTTRRVRSQMRGMASWYGPGFHGRRTASGERFNQYALTAAHRTLRFGTRVRVTNMRNGRSVIVRINDRGPHSRSRLIDLSRGAARVIGLERSGTAAVRLEVLY; translated from the coding sequence ATGAATCAAAAAATTTGGGGTGGCATCACCGTTTCTGTCCTAACAACAGTTCTCGGTACAATAACATCAATTCCTGTCTCATCCGCTGAGACAGTTGTTGAGACGACAGGAAATTCTGATACCCAACTGGCACAAGAATTGCCATCTACCGCAACTGCAGCAATAGAAAAACTACCGGCTCAGCCAACACCAGAATTTCAATTGGCTGAGTTTCCAGAGCAACTGAGGAATGCCAATACCTCAGAAATCATTACCAATATTTATGCTTATCAACTGGCAGGACGTCAGGCAGCTACACTGTATGTCCGCAGTATTCCTGTTCTGACTTTCCTAGGTTCACAGGGAATCAATACTGACGCTATCAAAGACAGAGTTGCTACTGAGGTTGAAAAGATAGCAACTCCGTCTTCTGTTGCTCCAGGCAACGCTACGATATCGGATGCTAATGGGTCAGAAAATGACTCAATTCAGCGGGCTCAAGTGGTTGCTGCTCGGATCAATGAACTTCATCGCAACAATGTCAATGCTGAGTCAATCACTGTCCGTTGGAATGGTTCCTACAAAAGCTACAGCATCCAAGTCAATGGGGAAGAATTAGTCCAAGTTGATCAGAATACAATTCTGCCAGATACCACTAAAGACCTGGCTGAAGATGCTCTACAAGCTACTAATCGATTGCGACGGCTGATCGGTTACGCTCCCCCTCTCAAAGAAATTGCCGACTTACCGCCAGCACCAAAACCACGAAGAGTACAGAAAGTAGCTAGGAGTACCACTCGGCGAGTAAGAAGTCAGATGAGGGGTATGGCTTCTTGGTATGGTCCGGGTTTCCATGGCCGACGCACTGCCAGTGGTGAGCGATTTAATCAATACGCCCTGACTGCTGCTCATCGTACCTTGCGGTTTGGGACTAGGGTGCGGGTGACTAACATGAGAAATGGTCGCTCCGTCATTGTGCGAATTAATGACCGTGGACCCCACAGCAGGAGTCGGCTCATTGACCTTTCCAGGGGCGCAGCCCGAGTTATCGGACTTGAAAGATCCGGCACTGCTGCTGTGCGTCTAGAGGTTTTATATTAA
- a CDS encoding SAM-dependent methyltransferase gives MNPTSLPVQDISDTAFLTAFYRVLESDRPDAHFQDPYARILAGTRGKQVLQQMPQQEAHAPGCIVRTCVMDELIIQSIELEGVDAVLNLGAGLDTRAYRLPVPASLLWIEIDFPTVLDYKASKLAGIKPGCILKSVPLDVTNSQARQCLFRDIGSETKKVLIVTEGLLVYLNPEQVAALARDLWAQPQFSWWLTDLASHSGLQLIQNSLDQATANGEAKLQFAPAEGTNFFWQLGWETTEFRSLLEEGQRLQRLDLPEALLALLSSPEHQESLRQLFGFALLRRSESGRESFLTDSLSV, from the coding sequence ATGAATCCTACTTCCTTACCCGTTCAAGACATCTCTGATACGGCCTTCCTCACAGCCTTCTATCGAGTTCTGGAGAGCGATCGCCCAGACGCTCATTTTCAGGATCCCTATGCCCGGATTTTGGCGGGAACTCGAGGAAAGCAGGTCTTGCAGCAAATGCCCCAGCAGGAGGCCCACGCACCTGGGTGTATCGTGCGCACCTGTGTTATGGACGAGTTGATTATCCAGAGTATTGAACTAGAGGGAGTCGATGCAGTTCTAAATTTAGGAGCAGGACTTGATACCCGTGCCTACCGTCTGCCTGTACCAGCTTCACTCCTGTGGATCGAGATTGACTTTCCTACTGTCTTAGACTACAAAGCTAGTAAACTGGCTGGCATCAAGCCTGGGTGTATACTCAAATCTGTTCCCCTTGACGTGACCAATTCCCAGGCAAGGCAGTGCCTTTTTCGGGACATTGGCTCTGAGACAAAAAAGGTACTAATCGTAACGGAAGGGCTGCTTGTCTATCTGAATCCTGAGCAAGTTGCAGCCCTAGCTAGGGATTTGTGGGCACAGCCCCAGTTTAGTTGGTGGCTCACGGATCTGGCTTCCCATAGTGGGTTGCAGCTCATCCAAAACAGTCTGGATCAGGCTACAGCTAATGGTGAAGCCAAGCTTCAATTCGCTCCTGCCGAGGGGACAAACTTTTTTTGGCAATTAGGTTGGGAAACTACTGAATTTCGTTCTCTCCTAGAAGAAGGACAGCGTTTGCAGCGTTTAGATCTGCCTGAGGCACTATTGGCCTTATTATCGTCCCCAGAACATCAAGAAAGTTTGCGCCAGTTATTTGGCTTTGCTTTGTTGAGGCGATCAGAAAGTGGAAGGGAATCATTCCTAACTGACTCTCTTTCTGTCTAA
- a CDS encoding bifunctional pantoate--beta-alanine ligase/(d)CMP kinase, protein MHLFTTTAGLHCYLERQGPGKEVGLVTTMGALHSGHLSLIERARRENSLVIVSIFVNPLQFAPTEDFQEYPRGLAQDQELCQQIGVDAIFAPTVDQLYGDNPMPTADKGDELTQVIPPKAMTSFLCAVSRPGFFRGVATVVVKLLNLVRPNRAYFGQKDAQQLAIIQRMVADLKLPVTIVPCPIVREKSGLACSSRNQYLTPEQKAQASLLYKGLRSAQKAFQDGLCDRINLIERVRSELAGTQDIQVEYVELVHPVTLTPLEQVEEQGLLAIAVHLGTTRLIDNILLSHRKPIVAIDGPAGAGKSTVSRLVAKELGLMYLDTGAMYRAVTWRVLKAGIDLEDEPAIAELVSKCTINLTNNQPGESGIQVWVDGEEVTQVIRSQSVTAKVSTVAALSSVRRELLKQQQRWGRQGGVVAEGRDIGTHVFPNAEVKLFLTASVQERARRRQQDLKNRGQEVSLEQLEQEIQQRDLKDSTRAVAPLRKAADAIEVQTDGMTIAEVTDYLVNIYQKIRERESPLF, encoded by the coding sequence ATGCACCTGTTTACAACAACTGCTGGATTACACTGCTACTTAGAACGTCAAGGTCCTGGCAAGGAAGTGGGTCTAGTAACCACCATGGGAGCTTTGCACAGCGGTCACTTAAGCTTAATTGAGCGGGCAAGACGAGAAAATTCTCTGGTCATTGTTAGTATTTTTGTTAATCCTCTTCAGTTTGCACCGACAGAAGATTTTCAGGAGTACCCCCGTGGATTGGCTCAGGATCAAGAACTTTGCCAACAGATTGGAGTTGATGCAATTTTTGCTCCCACTGTGGACCAGTTGTATGGTGACAATCCAATGCCCACTGCGGACAAGGGTGATGAATTGACTCAAGTGATTCCACCCAAAGCCATGACCTCTTTCCTATGTGCTGTCTCTCGTCCTGGTTTTTTTCGGGGTGTGGCAACTGTCGTAGTCAAGCTGTTGAATCTGGTACGACCAAACAGAGCCTATTTTGGTCAAAAGGATGCCCAACAGTTGGCAATCATCCAGCGTATGGTGGCAGATTTAAAGTTACCAGTGACAATTGTTCCTTGTCCGATTGTGCGGGAAAAGTCGGGACTGGCCTGTAGTTCTCGCAATCAATACCTGACACCAGAGCAAAAAGCCCAAGCATCATTACTCTATAAAGGGTTGCGTAGTGCTCAGAAAGCGTTTCAAGATGGATTATGCGATCGCATCAATCTGATTGAGAGGGTTAGGTCAGAATTAGCTGGAACCCAGGATATCCAGGTCGAGTATGTCGAATTAGTACATCCTGTTACTCTAACCCCCCTCGAACAGGTTGAAGAGCAAGGATTATTAGCGATCGCAGTTCACTTAGGTACAACTCGTTTAATTGACAATATACTCCTGTCCCATCGTAAACCGATTGTGGCAATTGATGGTCCGGCTGGAGCTGGAAAATCTACTGTTAGCCGTTTGGTAGCCAAAGAGTTAGGATTGATGTATCTTGATACTGGTGCCATGTACCGGGCTGTGACATGGCGGGTGCTCAAAGCCGGTATTGACTTGGAAGATGAGCCTGCGATCGCAGAATTAGTCAGTAAGTGTACAATTAATCTTACTAATAATCAACCGGGAGAGTCTGGGATTCAGGTGTGGGTTGATGGAGAAGAAGTTACCCAGGTCATTCGCTCACAGTCCGTTACTGCCAAAGTGTCTACGGTAGCTGCTCTGAGTTCAGTACGCCGTGAGTTACTCAAACAACAGCAGCGCTGGGGTCGTCAAGGAGGAGTAGTGGCTGAAGGTCGTGACATTGGCACCCATGTCTTTCCCAATGCAGAAGTCAAACTATTCTTAACGGCTTCTGTCCAAGAAAGGGCGCGCCGCCGTCAGCAAGACCTGAAAAACCGGGGGCAAGAGGTGAGCTTAGAACAGCTGGAGCAGGAGATTCAACAGCGTGACCTAAAGGACAGCACCCGTGCTGTAGCACCCTTGCGCAAGGCAGCTGATGCTATTGAAGTACAAACCGATGGTATGACTATTGCAGAAGTTACCGATTATCTTGTCAATATCTACCAAAAGATCCGGGAACGTGAGAGCCCCCTTTTCTAA
- a CDS encoding polysaccharide deacetylase family protein encodes MAKREGLFWSRSTWITIAAILICMAGYSLKTSRWANQNIAAFITRQMPQQQTDSKKVETLTKPPDKGLQQGIAKWAEQERGKRINYVPPQFRGKYIEEVELKTPQKVIALTFDDGPWPKMTNDVLHILKKYNVKATFFVVGRNVYLYPEELKKIVEHGHALGNHSWNHGYYYHNPLAAAKEIDNTTARIYKTTNVKTTLFRPPGGIMNNGLVAYARKKNYVIVKWSADSEDYSVNQRRLTYNVLRRAKPGGIVLLHDGGGNRSKTIRALPVIITELRKQGYQFVTVPELLEMAQKELEMAEKEQK; translated from the coding sequence TTGGCAAAACGTGAGGGCTTATTCTGGTCGCGCAGTACATGGATTACAATTGCTGCTATTCTAATTTGTATGGCTGGCTACAGCTTGAAAACAAGTCGATGGGCTAATCAAAATATTGCTGCATTCATCACTAGGCAAATGCCACAGCAGCAAACTGACTCAAAGAAGGTTGAAACCTTAACTAAGCCGCCAGATAAAGGTTTGCAGCAAGGTATTGCTAAATGGGCAGAGCAAGAGAGAGGCAAGCGGATTAACTATGTTCCTCCCCAATTTCGGGGAAAATATATCGAGGAAGTTGAGCTTAAAACTCCACAGAAAGTCATTGCCTTGACCTTTGACGATGGTCCTTGGCCGAAGATGACCAACGATGTGCTACACATCCTTAAAAAATATAATGTTAAGGCAACTTTCTTCGTGGTAGGGAGAAATGTTTACCTATATCCAGAAGAGCTTAAGAAAATTGTTGAGCATGGTCATGCCCTTGGCAACCATAGTTGGAACCATGGTTATTATTATCATAACCCGTTAGCAGCTGCTAAGGAAATTGATAACACCACAGCACGGATTTACAAAACTACTAACGTTAAGACCACTCTGTTTAGACCCCCTGGTGGTATCATGAACAATGGCTTAGTGGCTTACGCCCGAAAAAAAAATTACGTGATTGTAAAATGGTCAGCTGACTCAGAGGATTACTCGGTAAACCAACGTCGGTTGACCTATAATGTGCTCCGCAGAGCGAAACCGGGAGGAATTGTGCTACTCCACGATGGTGGGGGCAATCGTTCCAAGACGATACGAGCTTTACCGGTTATTATTACTGAATTGAGAAAGCAGGGTTACCAGTTTGTGACCGTACCGGAATTGTTGGAGATGGCACAAAAAGAGTTGGAGATGGCAGAAAAAGAACAGAAGTGA
- a CDS encoding transposase, translating into MYKTIPLKAKFSDEENAFWLFQCEQANSLWNCATYYSKQKHYGWLEQQPEAFTTYWKGDDLRYGWKTYKCSVKYAELCKSLKDSPHYKAMAAQSAQQTLKSVAESITSYNQLVSLYYKGQVDRPRLLRYRQKGGLAAVTFPRQALTYNNGLFYPSISKESKLELLTEITLEPPGFIDPDWVKEVTVRPYLGELWIDWVIDDEKQLIENNPNLDYSQAWSFDHGGDNWLTGVSTQGKSLIIDGRKLKSMNQGYARLVAKYKTGKPEFYWDANLARVQRKRNNQIRDAINKAARFIINRCLSDRIGNLIIGWNERQKDSLNMGRLGNQNFVVIPTKRLIERLKQLCTEYGIKLTITEESYTSKASFLDDDPLPKHGEKPSGWKASGRRMRRGLYKTSFGHLINADCNGAANIAKKVATQLGIDLTKVGRGALTLPHRHDLFKSLSRSYRTSCEVAERGIARPATSQPCRILRASAGGDVNISNCHRIADR; encoded by the coding sequence GTGTACAAAACAATTCCATTAAAAGCAAAGTTTTCAGATGAAGAAAATGCTTTTTGGCTATTTCAGTGCGAACAGGCCAATAGCTTATGGAATTGTGCTACGTATTACTCCAAACAAAAACATTATGGTTGGCTAGAACAGCAGCCAGAAGCATTTACGACTTACTGGAAAGGGGATGATCTAAGATACGGCTGGAAAACTTACAAGTGTAGCGTTAAATACGCGGAATTGTGCAAAAGTCTTAAAGATAGCCCTCACTACAAAGCAATGGCTGCTCAGTCCGCACAGCAAACCCTCAAATCTGTAGCCGAATCAATTACTAGTTATAACCAGCTAGTTAGTCTTTACTATAAAGGTCAGGTAGATAGACCAAGGCTCCTCAGATACCGCCAGAAAGGGGGACTGGCTGCTGTTACTTTTCCTCGGCAAGCGCTGACTTATAATAATGGCTTATTTTATCCGTCAATCAGTAAAGAGAGCAAACTAGAATTACTTACGGAGATTACACTTGAGCCGCCCGGGTTTATAGATCCAGATTGGGTTAAAGAGGTAACTGTTCGCCCGTACCTAGGAGAATTATGGATTGACTGGGTTATTGATGATGAGAAGCAATTGATCGAAAATAATCCTAACCTAGACTATTCCCAAGCGTGGAGTTTTGACCACGGTGGTGATAACTGGCTAACTGGTGTCTCAACTCAAGGAAAAAGCCTAATCATTGATGGCCGCAAACTCAAATCAATGAATCAAGGTTATGCCAGATTAGTCGCGAAGTATAAAACCGGCAAACCGGAGTTTTACTGGGATGCGAACCTAGCACGGGTGCAAAGAAAACGAAACAATCAGATCAGGGATGCGATAAATAAAGCGGCTAGGTTTATAATCAATCGCTGCCTAAGTGACCGCATTGGAAATTTAATTATCGGGTGGAACGAACGTCAAAAAGATTCTTTAAATATGGGGCGACTAGGAAATCAAAACTTTGTAGTCATCCCCACTAAAAGGTTAATCGAAAGACTGAAACAACTTTGTACCGAATATGGTATCAAGCTAACAATTACTGAAGAGTCGTACACCAGTAAGGCGTCTTTTCTGGATGATGACCCATTACCAAAACACGGTGAAAAACCCAGTGGATGGAAAGCATCAGGTAGAAGGATGAGGCGCGGGCTGTACAAAACTTCTTTTGGACACCTGATCAATGCCGATTGTAACGGTGCCGCAAACATAGCGAAAAAAGTAGCCACACAGTTAGGTATCGACCTGACCAAGGTGGGTAGGGGAGCTTTGACACTCCCACATCGACATGATCTTTTTAAATCCCTTTCTAGATCATATCGAACAAGCTGTGAAGTGGCAGAGCGAGGGATTGCTCGCCCTGCCACTTCACAACCTTGTAGAATCCTCCGTGCTTCAGCCGGGGGAGATGTCAATATCAGCAATTGTCACCGGATAGCTGACCGCTAA
- a CDS encoding cyanobactin biosynthesis system PatB/AcyB/McaB family protein: MKLPKQSVPVKRPDLIDPSTTVDLQILIDAGAVDELRNLKFDLLHGANYNNPMRFLMPANFCGCQIFSGQSRARCSATCGGL, from the coding sequence ATGAAACTACCGAAGCAATCTGTACCCGTTAAAAGACCAGACCTGATTGACCCTTCCACAACAGTAGACCTGCAAATATTAATAGATGCAGGGGCAGTGGATGAGTTGCGCAATCTTAAATTTGATTTACTTCATGGTGCCAACTATAACAATCCCATGAGATTCTTGATGCCAGCCAACTTCTGTGGCTGTCAGATATTCTCTGGACAGTCAAGAGCAAGATGCTCAGCTACCTGTGGTGGGCTTTAG